The DNA region GAGGTCACTGTTTTTGATCTACACAGTTGAGAGGAGGCCTAGTGCAATGAGGCAATTGATATTATCCGTCAAATGGACAATAAAACTTGCTCTGCTCCGTCTTTTTAACCATTTTGGCATTCCAGGGGAACTCTGGTATGTCGGCAGCAGCGAGGCTTTGCCTCCGCCCCTGTCCAATGACGAGGAAAACCAGCTTTTAATCCGGTTAGAAAAAGGAGACGGGGCAGTAAAAGGTGTTCTTATTGAGCGCAACCTGCGGTTAGTAGTATACATTGCCAAAAAGTTCGAAAATACTGGTGTTGGGATTGAGGACCTGGTTTCTATTGGTACCATTGGACTGATTAAAGCTGTAAACACCTTTGACCCGACAAAAAAGATAAAACTGGCAACTTATGCCTCGCGCTGCATTGAGAATGAAATACTAATGCATTTGCGGCGGAACAACAAGACCAAGGTAGAGGTCAGTTTTGATGAGCCCCTCAATATTGATTGGGATGGAAATGAACTGCTCTTATCGGATATCCTTGGCACTGATAATGATATTATTTATAAGTGCATTGAAGAGGAAGTAGATAAAAAACTCCTGTACTCTGCCATGAAAA from Syntrophomonadaceae bacterium includes:
- the sigE gene encoding RNA polymerase sporulation sigma factor SigE, yielding MRQLILSVKWTIKLALLRLFNHFGIPGELWYVGSSEALPPPLSNDEENQLLIRLEKGDGAVKGVLIERNLRLVVYIAKKFENTGVGIEDLVSIGTIGLIKAVNTFDPTKKIKLATYASRCIENEILMHLRRNNKTKVEVSFDEPLNIDWDGNELLLSDILGTDNDIIYKCIEEEVDKKLLYSAMKKLSPREKKIMECRFGLYDGEEKTQKEVADLLGISQSYISRLEKRIIKRLRKEIIRME